The Pecten maximus chromosome 14, xPecMax1.1, whole genome shotgun sequence genome includes a region encoding these proteins:
- the LOC117342252 gene encoding uncharacterized protein LOC117342252: MWAECQLDLTRTVYKTDTSASCFKVTTCEFSLALKESYPPKQVIVKLEPDKIASGDRYMYESTSIQSTCVARLWVYILLFLCCPAIVCIILSVLIYKCCSDPEQEDEDEEEDISDERSPLLWESAPSYSAVVTEPPKYEDIMTETDDRLPSYEEAVASGSTTAENVAAAGNVGINHSEPFQNNDIRVNRTNNLVNVNDLISASRAPDNVVVDTSDINTQGTDDPLNSFTGVSGSVNLDQTSRVLVMNLSGDVSANDIESSDDDIEPSSSDDESNLSDGTSSGDHSEQTRNNPTDTGTDSTADTSRSSIEQ; this comes from the coding sequence ATGTGGGCTGAATGCCAACTTGATTTAACCAGAACAGTCTATAAAACTGATACCAGTGCATCCTGTTTCAAGGTCACCACTTGTGAATTTAGTCTTGCTCTGAAAGAAAGCTATCCCCCAAAACAGGTCATAGTAAAACTGGAGCCTGATAAAATTGCTTCaggtgaccggtacatgtacgAGTCAACCTCCATCCAGTCCACCTGTGTGGCCAGACTTTGGGTCTACATACTTCTTTTCTTGTGTTGTCCGGCAATAGTTTGCATCATTTTAAGTGTACTTATCTATAAATGCTGTTCTGACCCAGAGCAGGAAGATGAGGATGAGGAGGAGGATATTTCTGATGAACGGTCGCCATTGTTGTGGGAAAGTGCACCTAGTTATTCTGCAGTTGTGACAGAGCCTCCAAAATACGAAGACATTATGACAGAAACTGATGACCGGTTACCTAGCTATGAGGAGGCAGTTGCATCTGGAAGTACCACAGCGGAAAATGTTGCAGCTGCTGGGAATGTGGGTATAAACCATTCAGAACCATTTCAGAATAATGACATCCGAGTGAATCGGACAAATAATCTTGTCAATGTCAACGACCTTATTTCTGCAAGCCGTGCACCTGATAATGTCGTTGTGGATACTTCAGATATAAATACACAGGGAACTGATGACCCTCTGAACAGTTTCACTGGAGTATCAGGTAGTGTCAATCTCGACCAGACGAGCCGTGTTCTTGTGATGAATCTATCTGGTGATGTTTCGGCGAATGACATTGAATCCTCCGATGATGACATTGAGCCGTCCAGCAGTGATGATGAATCCAATTTGTCTGATGGTACTAGTAGTGGTGATCATTCAGAACAAACTAGAAATAATCCGACAGATACAGGAACTGATAGCACTGCGGACACCAGTAGAAGTAGTATTGAACAATAA